The stretch of DNA CCAGCTGTGTTGTGTTCAATTGTTCCATGTTTACAGATAAAAGAAGGCTTAACAAGTACTTTAGGGAAAATGCCGCTTTTGAGAAACTGATTTCATCTATAAACAAACACATAGTTTTTCATTTCATGCTTTTATCGAGAGCTGCATATATGATCTTTTCATTTGGtactgttttatgttaatagaaacgTAAAGGATACCCACCAGAGGATTTGAGGAGCTATCTGCCGCCTCTAATCCAACGTTAAAATTGCAGTAACCACGCCTCTAATTCACTGATGTTGGCTGATAGATCAATCGGTCGAGTCACGAAATGACACGTAGGTGACAAAACGAAGACCGGCAGGTGAAGCACACAAGTCGACTTGTGTGGACCGTGATTTTGGGTATGGCTCGTGATGGCCCGAGCCCTCATGCGTCATGGAAACCCAACTTTGGGCCGATGCCAAGCCCAATGGCCAGTTCTCGTCCCATTGGATACGTGTCCCGCTGCGAGTTAAACTCTATTGCGAGTTCAACTCAAGATATTGGTttttctattatttatttatttttcacaacAGAGTCATGGAAATCCAAAAGTGGCCCACTCATTGAATCATAAATGAAGCAGACTGAGACGGTCAAAGTCACaaggcatgagagagagagagagtatccaACCTCGCCTCGCCCTCTCGTCTTTATGGGTTGGATCCTTTCCTCGGTGTTCCCGTGGGCATTCCCACGCGCAAATCTCTCTCGCCTCCACTCTCCCCACCACACAAACACCTCCCCCACCCTCTCCTGATTCCACCCGTGAGCGACATCTCTCACAGCTCGCATCACCCACACCCCACCCCTACGGATGCCATCCACGAACAGTATTCATCGATCAACCACACCCCATCATCACGTTAATAGAAGAAAAGGATGGGTCTAAATGGATGCACACGTTAATAGAAGATCCCACGTTGACATGCATACTCGCGTTCGTACAACTGGACGTCCGGGGAATCCATATATAGTCTCTTCCAACAGCTAATTTGTGGCACCAGACTGTCATGGACCTTCGCTGAGGTCCCCAGACTTGCCATCAAAAATGGCTTCTGCGCCTTCTCCTCCGGCCGGCCAACCCTTTGTGGACATCCACACGGTGCTGAGCGACTGCAACGATGGCCTTGCCAACCTCCGAGATGGGCAGCAGCCTATCCGAGCAGGTGCAGCAGGAGGAGGCAGCTCAGGAGAGGAGAAGAAGCCAATGCCGCTACTTGCGCGGCAGATCTCCCTGGAAAGCGGCATCGCCGTGCTTGACACAGGGAAGGAGATAAAGCGTGGAAGCAGCAGAAAGGCCAAAGCGGATAACCGGGTATTGTCGCGGAATGGGAAGAGCTTAGGAGGCCTGAGCGCCGCCGGCGGGGATGCCGCCCACCGAAAAGGAGACTTCAACATATTTCGGACGAAATCGACGCTCGGATCAAGGCAGAATTCCTTGTTGCCATCGAGAAGGGAGAACGGGCCAGATCTGCACCGCGCCGATGGCGCCCCCGGATCAGCCGGAATGGAGGACAGAGTTAACGAAAGCGTCCCCGCGGGAAGATACTTTGCCGCACTTCGAGGACCGGAGCTCGACCAAGTCAGGGTAATCAAGAGTAATTCCTAATGGCCGTGCAGTTCTAATGATGCCTACAATACGTCGGGTCGCATGTATCAGATGTCGTCTAATTGTCTCTCGCGCAGGACTACGAAGACATCCTCCTGCCGAAGGACGAGGTGTGGCCGTTCCTCCTCCGCTTTCCGATCGGGTGCTTCGGTATGTGTCTCGGCCTCGGGAGCCAGGCCATCCTGTGGGGCGCCCTGGCGACAAGCCCGGCCATGGCCTTCCTCCACGTGACCCCAGACATCAACCTCGCTCTGTGGCTCATCGCGCTCGCCGTcttcgtcgccgtcgccgtcaCCTACACACTTAAATGCATCTTCTACTTCGAGGCCGTACGCCGCGAGTACTTCCACCCCGTCCGAGTGAACTTCTTCTTCGCACCGTGGATCGCCTGCATGTTCCTGGCCATCGGCACCCCGCCCAGGATTGCGCCCAATCTGCTTCACCCCGCCACCTGGTGCACCTTCATCGCGCCCGTCTTCGTCCTCGAGCTCAAGATCTACGGGCAATGGCTGTCGGGAGGGAAGCGCCGGCTGTCCAAGGTGGCCAACCCGTCGTCCCACCTCTCGGTGGTGGGCAACTTCGTCGGGGCGATCCTGGCGGCCAGGGTAGGGTGGGAGGAGGCCGGCAAGTTCCTGTGGGCGGTGGGGCTGGCGCATTATCTGTGCGTGTTCGTGACCCTCTACCAGAGGCTGCCGACCAGCGAGGCCTTGCCCAAGGAGCTGCACCCGGTGTACTCCATGTTCATCGCGACGCCGTCGGCGGCGAGCATCGCGTGGAAAGCCATCTACGGGGAGTTCGACGCCGTGTCCAGGACCTTCTACTTCATCGCCCTCTTCCTCTACTGTTCTCTCGTCGTGCGCATCAATTTCTTCAGAGGATTCAGGTAAACATCTCCTCAAGGCTCATAAATCGAGCACAAGAATGCTTTTCCTTTTACCCTCTGTCGTAGCATAAACTCATCATCCTTTGGAGGGAAGGTTCTCGATAGCGTGGTGGGCATACACGTTCCCGATGACGACGGCTTCCGTCGCCAGCATCAGGTACGCGGAGGAGGTTCCGTGCGCCTTCAGCAAGGGCCTGGCGTTGAGCCTGTCGCTCATGTCCTCGACCATGGTGTCTCTGTTGTTCCTGTGCACTCTTCTGCACGCATTTGTTTGGCGATCCTTGTTCCCGAACGACCTCGCGATCGCCATCACCAAGGATAGGAGCGGCGGAACGAGGTCGCATGCCAAAGAGAAGAGGCATGCAAAATAGAGAAGCTACGACATCAAGCACTGAGCCCACCAGTCCTCACTGGTTTCATCCATCAAAACATGCAATCCTGGAG from Musa acuminata AAA Group cultivar baxijiao chromosome BXJ2-11, Cavendish_Baxijiao_AAA, whole genome shotgun sequence encodes:
- the LOC135626274 gene encoding guard cell S-type anion channel SLAC1-like codes for the protein MASAPSPPAGQPFVDIHTVLSDCNDGLANLRDGQQPIRAGAAGGGSSGEEKKPMPLLARQISLESGIAVLDTGKEIKRGSSRKAKADNRVLSRNGKSLGGLSAAGGDAAHRKGDFNIFRTKSTLGSRQNSLLPSRRENGPDLHRADGAPGSAGMEDRVNESVPAGRYFAALRGPELDQVRDYEDILLPKDEVWPFLLRFPIGCFGMCLGLGSQAILWGALATSPAMAFLHVTPDINLALWLIALAVFVAVAVTYTLKCIFYFEAVRREYFHPVRVNFFFAPWIACMFLAIGTPPRIAPNLLHPATWCTFIAPVFVLELKIYGQWLSGGKRRLSKVANPSSHLSVVGNFVGAILAARVGWEEAGKFLWAVGLAHYLCVFVTLYQRLPTSEALPKELHPVYSMFIATPSAASIAWKAIYGEFDAVSRTFYFIALFLYCSLVVRINFFRGFRFSIAWWAYTFPMTTASVASIRYAEEVPCAFSKGLALSLSLMSSTMVSLLFLCTLLHAFVWRSLFPNDLAIAITKDRRPKKNKKRGKEILREYSGREIKY